In one window of bacterium DNA:
- a CDS encoding EscN/YscN/HrcN family type III secretion system ATPase yields MGEPARVKRLADLPRFAVYGRVRRVVGLVIEAAGVDAALGELCRITRPGDQQSVLAEVVGFHERGVLLMPLGRIEGVHPGSAVQALGRSWGVDVGPGLLGRVLNGLGQPIDGRGDLGAVERVPLFADPPNPLERDLVDEPLATGIRAIDGLLTLGRGQRVGIFAGSGVGKSTLLGMIAQRTSADVNVIALLGERGREVRDFVENALGPEGLARSVVVVATGDEAALIRARGALVATAIAEYFRDRGKHVLLMVDSITRVAMAWREIGLAVGEPPTSKGYPPSVFALLPRLLERAGTAARGSISGIYTVLVEGDDFNEPIADAVRSILDGHIVLSRRLATAGRFPAIEVLESTSRVRDRIIDAEQRRAADAVLKLLAAYREKEDLIAVGAYRQGSDPVVDAAIRMREPILSFLRQGTDDRTSYDETRRQLIELAAAIEKRQEAAA; encoded by the coding sequence GGGCTGGTCATCGAGGCCGCCGGCGTGGATGCGGCGCTCGGCGAGCTGTGCCGGATCACGCGCCCAGGTGATCAACAATCGGTGCTCGCCGAGGTGGTCGGCTTCCACGAGCGCGGCGTGTTGCTCATGCCGCTGGGCCGGATCGAGGGGGTGCACCCGGGCAGCGCGGTGCAGGCGCTCGGCCGCTCGTGGGGCGTGGATGTGGGGCCGGGTCTGCTGGGCAGGGTGCTGAACGGCCTCGGCCAGCCGATCGACGGGCGGGGTGATCTGGGCGCGGTCGAACGGGTGCCGCTGTTCGCCGACCCGCCGAATCCCCTCGAGCGGGACCTGGTGGACGAGCCGCTCGCGACCGGGATCCGCGCCATCGATGGCCTCCTCACCCTGGGGCGCGGCCAGCGTGTGGGGATCTTCGCGGGCAGCGGCGTGGGCAAGAGCACGCTGCTCGGGATGATCGCGCAGCGGACATCGGCGGACGTGAACGTCATCGCGCTGCTGGGCGAGCGCGGCCGCGAAGTCCGCGACTTCGTCGAGAACGCGCTCGGCCCCGAAGGCCTCGCCCGCTCGGTCGTGGTCGTCGCGACCGGCGACGAGGCCGCCCTGATCCGCGCGCGCGGCGCGCTCGTGGCGACAGCGATCGCCGAGTACTTCCGCGACCGCGGCAAGCACGTGCTGCTGATGGTGGATTCCATCACGCGCGTCGCCATGGCGTGGCGCGAGATCGGCCTGGCCGTGGGTGAGCCGCCGACGAGCAAGGGATACCCGCCCTCCGTGTTCGCCCTGCTGCCGCGCTTGCTGGAACGCGCGGGCACCGCGGCGCGAGGCTCGATCAGCGGGATCTACACCGTGCTCGTGGAGGGAGACGACTTCAACGAGCCGATCGCGGATGCGGTCCGGTCCATCCTCGACGGACACATCGTGCTGAGCCGCCGGCTGGCGACGGCGGGCAGGTTCCCCGCCATCGAGGTGCTGGAGAGCACGAGCCGCGTACGCGACCGGATCATCGACGCCGAGCAGCGGCGCGCCGCGGACGCGGTGCTGAAGCTGTTGGCCGCGTACCGCGAGAAGGAGGACCTGATCGCGGTCGGCGCGTACCGCCAGGGCTCCGATCCTGTGGTGGACGCGGCGATCCGGATGCGCGAGCCGATCCTGTCGTTCCTCCGGCAGGGCACCGACGACCGGACGAGCTACGACGAGACGCGCCGACAGTTGATCGAGCTCGCGGCCGCGATCGAGAAGCGTCAGGAGGCGGCTGCATGA